In one window of Mercurialis annua linkage group LG4, ddMerAnnu1.2, whole genome shotgun sequence DNA:
- the LOC126677771 gene encoding rhamnogalacturonan I rhamnosyltransferase 1: protein MLKMCKQEKNVKEWQVKVKVLGDGKVEKLKNSVVSLSPSSSRSHSSMKLWILRAITTACLWTCVVQLMALGEIWGPRLLKGWPSCFSHPDQIAQLSSLPAKVVHPPKRVYKNNGYLMVSCNGGLNQMRAAICDMVVIARHLNVTLVVPELDRTSFWNDPSEFQDIFDVDHFITSLRDEVRILKELPPRIKRRVELGMFHSLPPISWSNISYYLHQILPLVKKYKIVHLNKTDARLANNGLPLAIQKLRCRVNFNALRFTPQIEELGRRVVRILREKGPFLVLHLRYEMDMLAFSGCTQGCNYEEVEELTRMRYAYPWWKEKVINSDMKRKEGLCPLTPEETALILSALGVDHNVQIYIASGEIYGGRRRMETLVATFPNVVRKETLLESSDLKFFQNHSSQMAALDYLVSLEGDVFVPTYDGNMAKVVEGHRRFLGFKKTISLDRKLLVGLIDQYNKGSLSWDELSTIVKETHADRMGSPKSRAVMSDKPKEEDYFYANPHECLQLLDEPLSNT, encoded by the exons atGTTAAAAATGTGTAAGCAAGAGAAGAATGTGAAGGAATGGCAAGTGAAAGTGAAGGTGTTGGGAGATGGGAAAGTTGAAAAGTTAAAGAATTCAGTGGTTTCATTGTCACCTTCATCATCAAGGTCTCATAGTTCAATGAAGCTTTGGATTTTAAGGGCAATTACCACTGCTTGTTTATGGACCTGTGTTGTTCAATTGATGGCATTAGGTGAGATTTGGGGTCCTAGATTGTTGAAAGGCTGGCCTTCTTGTTTTAGTCATCCTGATCAAATTGCTCAGTTATCTTCTCTTCCTGCTAAAGTTGTTCATCCTCCTAAGA GGGTTTATAAGAATAATGGCTATCTTATGGTTTCCTGCAATGGAGGACTCAACCAAATGCGAGCAGCA ATATGTGACATGGTTGTTATTGCAAGACATCTAAATGTAACTCTTGTTGTCCCAGAATTGGATAGAACCTCATTTTGGAATGATCCGAG TGAGTTCCAAGACATATTTGATGTTGATCATTTCATCACTTCCTTGAGAGACGAGGTTCGTATTTTGAAAGAGTTACCGCCTAGGATCAAAAGACGGGTTGAATTGGGGATGTTCCACTCGTTGCCACCGATTAGTTGGTCGAACATATCTTATTACCTCCATCAG ATTCTACCTTTGGTGAAGAAGTACAAAATCGTACATTTGAATAAAACAGATGCTCGTCTTGCTAACAACGGACTACCTCTTGCGATTCAAAAGTTACGCTGTCGCGTAAATTTTAATGCTCTGAGGTTTACGCCACAGATAGAAGAATTAGGCCGAAGAGTTGTGAGAATTTTGAGGGAGAAAGGTCCCTTCCTGGTCCTTCATCTGAGATATGAAATGGATATGTTGGCTTTCTCAGGTTGCACTCAAGGTTGTAACTATGAGGAGGTCGAGGAACTGACAAGAATGAG GTATGCATACCCCTGGTGGAAGGAAAAAGTTATAAATTCCGATATGAAAAGGAAAGAAGGGTTGTGTCCTTTGACACCTGAGGAAACTGCTCTGATATTAAGCGCATTAGGCGTTGATCACAATGTTCAAATATACATTGCTTCTGGAGAAATATACGGTGGACGAAGAAGAATGGAGACTTTGGTAGCAACTTTCCCTAACGTG GTTAGGAAAGAAACTCTGCTGGAATCATCGGATTTGAAGTTTTTCCAGAATCACTCGTCTCAAATGGCAGCATTGGATTATCTCGTCTCCCTGGAGGGCGACGTATTTGTTCCTACATATGATGGAAATATGGCTAAAGTCGTTGAAGGCCATCGCAG GTTCTTAGGATTTAAGAAGACTATTTCTCTAGACAGAAAGCTTCTAGTTGGTCTAATAGATCAATACAACAAAGGATCATTGAGCTGGGATGAGTTATCTACTATTGTTAAAGAAACTCATGCGGATCGAATGGGGAGTCCGAAAAGTCGAGCTGTCATGTCAGATAAACCGAAGGAAGAGGATTATTTCTATGCCAATCCACATGAGTGCTTGCAATTGTTAGATGAGCCATTGAGTAATACATGA